In a single window of the Branchiostoma floridae strain S238N-H82 chromosome 2, Bfl_VNyyK, whole genome shotgun sequence genome:
- the LOC118410286 gene encoding major facilitator superfamily domain-containing protein 2B-like produces the protein MTTDVIDAFKLKTGEAMETIFYSALLLVNAVMAAIAQALSNLLLEAANYNATDCVQPSSVGQYLRYLVTIIPGGCYLLVLIIIIWFYPITEETRKTTKTALDFLKSMEDDYTEVPLLHDESVQYIT, from the exons ATGACTACTGACGTGATAGACGCCTTTAAACTGAAGACAGGAGAAGCCATGGAGACCATCTTCTACTCTGCCCTGCTGCTGGTCAATGCTGTCATGGCTGCCATTGCCCAGGCTCTTTCCAACCTGCTCCTAGA GGCTGCTAACTACAATGCTACCGACTGTGTGCAGCCCAGCTCAGTGGGTCAGTACCTGAGGTACCTGGTCACCATCATACCGGGGGGCTGCTACCTCCTggtactcatcatcatcatctggttcTACCCAATCACAGAGGAGACAAGGAAAACTACAAAGACTGCTCTAGACTTTTT GAAGTCCATGGAAGATGACTACACAGAAGTGCCCCTTCTTCATGATGAATCAGTCCAGTATATTACTTAG
- the LOC118410285 gene encoding DNA oxidative demethylase ALKBH2-like, translating into MDRFVIKKGTAKTSESLKVVSQEANSNRNRCSPRKRGLSGEGGTSKCRKTSGTTNTKVDLNLKWRNLRGESFNCDYAVLYSPSAARTLLKACEEELIYNTGDLAKVQIFGQFHNIPRKQVAFGDPGLSYRFSGVEVPARPWTPLMEGIRDRVQEATGHKFNFVLVNRYKDGNDHMGEHRDDEKDLVREAPIASLSLGQKRDFIFKHCDARGKSAKRAMDPVKLELEHGSLLMMNYPTNRYWYHSLPVRKKALGVRINMTFRSMVTSK; encoded by the exons ATGGACAGGTTCGTGATAAAAAAGGGAACTGCGAAGACATCTGAGAGTCTAAAAGTTGTCTCCCAAGAGGCAAACTCAAACCGTAACCGTTGCTCGCCGCGAAAAAGAGGActgagtggggaggggggcacttcGAAATGTCGAAAAACGTCAGGAACAACCAACACCAAAGTcgacttgaacttgaagtggaGAAACTTACGCGGAGAGAGTTTTAACTGCGACTACGCGGTACTGTACAGTCCCAGTGCCGCAAGGACCCTGTTAAAGGCGTGTGAGGAGGAACTTATCTACAACACCGGGGACTTGGCTAAAGTGCAG ATATTTGGACAGTTCCATAACATTCCCAGGAAGCAGGTAGCGTTTGGTGACCCTGGACTGTCCTACCGGTTCTCAGGGGTGGAGGTACCGGCCCGACCATGGACACCTCTCATGGAAGGCATCAGGGACAGGGTACAGGAAGCTACAGGGCACAAGTTCAACTTTGTTCTAGTCAACAG ATACAAGGATGGTAACGACCACATGGGAGAACACCGCGATGATGAGAAAGACCTGGTACGGGAGGCTCCCATCGCGTCCCTTTCGCTTGGACAGAAGCGAGATTTCATCTTCAAGCACTGCGACGCACGCGGAAAGAGCGCCAAGCGTGCGATGGATCCCGTGAAACTGGAGTTGGAACACGGCAGTCTCCTGATGATGAACTACCCGACCAATCGCTACTGGTACCACTCCCTCCCTGTCAGGAAGAAGGCGCTAGGGGTCAGGATTAACATGACCTTCAGGAGCATGGTGACCTCTAAGTGA
- the LOC118409256 gene encoding myb-related protein A-like isoform X2, with the protein MSRHRYCSYVDDTDSDLSQNDHDYDISSIRGGKRLGSKTRWTKDEDEALRQVAIDQGSDDIDWKVVAKSFPDRSDVQCQHRWEKVLNPDLVKGPWTKEEDEKVVELVRKYGPKRWSLIAKHLKGRIGKQCRERWHNHLNPEIKKCAWSEEEDRIIYEAHKRLGNRWAEIAKLLPGRTDNAIKNHWNSTMRRKYEAEEGITQPYRRRNSGSSMYYPLSHNHMSYPTYYPPPQQDVQQPMHQQDQMQAQGYMQQQQPMYMNTGDCSMVPPGDHNMQQQHYPADSMSQWNSDVVDGMMGVGMSNGMVQGTEDPSPTKWIVYNMDNDAIVSPLRSVPEFTETLQMVDAEGEEWDQDFGQLELIGDMAINRTAEREQVRHLPAEGSTEYRFDGRAIQGLAKETPGKSGGLIPITSPITSKFTTPPILRRKRKKHNSLSTSTMSNDSTLTPCKEADNTPQRTPIKPLPFSPSQFLNTPDINAEVLTSTPICSRAPTSTTPVSGPLNTPATSTSIMGLGKENKDAQEVFRTPLMKRRLIDMTPRTPTPFKDALAELEKKGGKLKNLPVTPGHIEKDLSEVIKQEDGGKYSELFCNNETPDRKRKTENPSPSKKARKSLACLENWAPDIVDQDTAMEAMMDTPMKNLLSEVSLLFSPPAGSRVEGGKDVQLADTSLGLNNAFNLPSSPTKMKLRSASKRHVHFQETPVQTRQTSKVVKLDTRYEQVACGKTADQQLLIQQARAIMQSCKPRALKL; encoded by the exons GACGAGGCCCTGAGACAAGTGGCCATTGACCAGGGGTCAGATGATATTGATTGGAAGGTGGTTGCTAAAAGCTTTCCAGACAGAAGTG ACGTCCAGTGTCAACATAGGTGGGAAAAAGTCTTGAACCCTGACCTTGTCAAAGGTCCCTGGACCAAGGAAGAAGACGAGAAGGTCGTTGAACTTGTGAGAAAGTACGGGCCCAAGCGCTGGTCTCTCATCGCCAAGCATCTGAAGGGGCGCATTGGCAAACAGTGCAGGGAGAG GTGGCACAACCACCTGAACCCAGAGATCAAGAAATGTGCATGGTCTGAAGAGGAGGACAGGATCATCTATGAGGCGCACAAACGTTTAGGAAACAGATGGGCAGAGATCGCCAAACTTCTGCCGGGAAG GACCGACAATGCCATAAAAAACCACTGGAACTCCACCATGCGGAGGAAGTATGAGGCAGAGGAAGGTATCACACAGCCGTACCGCCGGCGCAACTCTGGCTCCTCCATGTACTACCCCCTATCCCACAACCACATGTCCTACCCAACATACTACCCACCCCCGCAGCAGGACGTGCAACAGCCCATGCACCAACAAGACCAGATGCAG GCCCAAGGATacatgcagcagcagcagcccaTGTACATGAACACAGGAGACTGTAGCATGGTGCCCCCTGGTGACCACAACATGCAACAGCAGCACTACCCAGCTGACAGCATGTCCCAGTGGAACAGTGATGTGGTAGATGGCATGATGGGGGTGGGGATGTCCAACGGCATGGTGCAGGGTACCGAAGACCCATCGCCAACCAAATGGATTGTGTATAACATGGATAACGATG CCATCGTGTCCCCGCTGCGCTCCGTGCCGGAGTTTACGGAGACTCTGCAGATGGTTGATGCGGAGGGGGAAGAGTGGGACCAGGACTTCGGGCAGCTGGAGCTGATCGGTGACATGGCCATCAACAGGACAGCAGAGAGGGAACAAGTCAGACATCTTCCTGCAGAGGGCAGCACAG AATACAGGTTTGATGGGCGTGCCATCCAGGGTTTGGCTAAGGAGACACCAGGAAAGAGTGGAGGTCTGATCCCGATCACGTCTCCCATCACTTCCAAGTTCACCACACCTCCCATCCTGAGGAGAAAACGCAAGAAGCAT AACTCCCTCAGCACCTCCACCATGTCTAACGACAGCACCCTGACCCCCTGTAAGGAGGCAGACAACACTCCACAGAGAACACCCATCAAGCCTCTGCCATTCTCACCTTCTCAG TTCCTGAACACCCCTGACATCAACGCAGAGGTGCTGACGTCCACCCCGATCTGCAGCCGTGCCCCCACCAGCACCACTCCAGTCAGTGGGCCACTCAACACTCCTGCAACCAGCACTTCTATCATGGGCTTGGGCAAAGAGAACAAGGATGCACA GGAAGTGTTCCGAACCCCCCTGATGAAGCGTCGGCTGATTGACATGACACCCAGAACACCCACTCCGTTCAAGGACGCACTCGCTGAGCTGGAAAAGAAAGGAGGAAAGCTGAAGAATCTG CCTGTGACCCCGGGTCATATCGAGAAGGACCTGTCAGAGGTCATCAAACAAGAGGACGGTGGGAAATACAGCGAGCTCTTCTGCAACAACGAAACCCCAGACAGGAAAAGGAAGACTGAG aacccATCCCCATCCAAGAAGGCACGGAAGTCACTGGCCTGTCTGGAGAACTGGGCACCAGATATTGTTGATCAGGATACCGCTATGGAAGCCATGATGGACACACCG ATGAAGAATCTTCTGTCAGAAGTGTCTCTGCTGTTCTCCCCACCCGCGGGGTCCAGAGTGGAGGGAGGGAAGGACGTTCAGCTGGCAGACACTTCCCTGGGGCTGAACAATGCCTTCAACCTGCCGTCTTCTCCCACCAAGATGAAG CTGCGGTCAGCCTCAAAACGACACGTCCATTTCCAGGAGACCCCTGTGCAGACCCGACAGACAAGCAAAGTAGTCAAG CTGGACACCAGATACGAGCAGGTGGCCTGTGGGAAGACGGCCGACCAACAGTTACTCATCCAACAGGCACGAGCCATCATGCAGTCCTGCAAACCACGGGCACTCAAACTCTGA
- the LOC118409256 gene encoding myb-related protein A-like isoform X1, with translation MSRHRYCSYVDDTDSDLSQNDHDYDISSIRGGKRLGSKTRWTKDEDEALRQVAIDQGSDDIDWKVVAKSFPDRSDVQCQHRWEKVLNPDLVKGPWTKEEDEKVVELVRKYGPKRWSLIAKHLKGRIGKQCRERWHNHLNPEIKKCAWSEEEDRIIYEAHKRLGNRWAEIAKLLPGRTDNAIKNHWNSTMRRKYEAEEGITQPYRRRNSGSSMYYPLSHNHMSYPTYYPPPQQDVQQPMHQQDQMQAQGYMQQQQPMYMNTGDCSMVPPGDHNMQQQHYPADSMSQWNSDVVDGMMGVGMSNGMVQGTEDPSPTKWIVYNMDNDVINALHAAIVSPLRSVPEFTETLQMVDAEGEEWDQDFGQLELIGDMAINRTAEREQVRHLPAEGSTEYRFDGRAIQGLAKETPGKSGGLIPITSPITSKFTTPPILRRKRKKHNSLSTSTMSNDSTLTPCKEADNTPQRTPIKPLPFSPSQFLNTPDINAEVLTSTPICSRAPTSTTPVSGPLNTPATSTSIMGLGKENKDAQEVFRTPLMKRRLIDMTPRTPTPFKDALAELEKKGGKLKNLPVTPGHIEKDLSEVIKQEDGGKYSELFCNNETPDRKRKTENPSPSKKARKSLACLENWAPDIVDQDTAMEAMMDTPMKNLLSEVSLLFSPPAGSRVEGGKDVQLADTSLGLNNAFNLPSSPTKMKLRSASKRHVHFQETPVQTRQTSKVVKLDTRYEQVACGKTADQQLLIQQARAIMQSCKPRALKL, from the exons GACGAGGCCCTGAGACAAGTGGCCATTGACCAGGGGTCAGATGATATTGATTGGAAGGTGGTTGCTAAAAGCTTTCCAGACAGAAGTG ACGTCCAGTGTCAACATAGGTGGGAAAAAGTCTTGAACCCTGACCTTGTCAAAGGTCCCTGGACCAAGGAAGAAGACGAGAAGGTCGTTGAACTTGTGAGAAAGTACGGGCCCAAGCGCTGGTCTCTCATCGCCAAGCATCTGAAGGGGCGCATTGGCAAACAGTGCAGGGAGAG GTGGCACAACCACCTGAACCCAGAGATCAAGAAATGTGCATGGTCTGAAGAGGAGGACAGGATCATCTATGAGGCGCACAAACGTTTAGGAAACAGATGGGCAGAGATCGCCAAACTTCTGCCGGGAAG GACCGACAATGCCATAAAAAACCACTGGAACTCCACCATGCGGAGGAAGTATGAGGCAGAGGAAGGTATCACACAGCCGTACCGCCGGCGCAACTCTGGCTCCTCCATGTACTACCCCCTATCCCACAACCACATGTCCTACCCAACATACTACCCACCCCCGCAGCAGGACGTGCAACAGCCCATGCACCAACAAGACCAGATGCAG GCCCAAGGATacatgcagcagcagcagcccaTGTACATGAACACAGGAGACTGTAGCATGGTGCCCCCTGGTGACCACAACATGCAACAGCAGCACTACCCAGCTGACAGCATGTCCCAGTGGAACAGTGATGTGGTAGATGGCATGATGGGGGTGGGGATGTCCAACGGCATGGTGCAGGGTACCGAAGACCCATCGCCAACCAAATGGATTGTGTATAACATGGATAACGATG TTATCAACGCTCTGCACGCAGCCATCGTGTCCCCGCTGCGCTCCGTGCCGGAGTTTACGGAGACTCTGCAGATGGTTGATGCGGAGGGGGAAGAGTGGGACCAGGACTTCGGGCAGCTGGAGCTGATCGGTGACATGGCCATCAACAGGACAGCAGAGAGGGAACAAGTCAGACATCTTCCTGCAGAGGGCAGCACAG AATACAGGTTTGATGGGCGTGCCATCCAGGGTTTGGCTAAGGAGACACCAGGAAAGAGTGGAGGTCTGATCCCGATCACGTCTCCCATCACTTCCAAGTTCACCACACCTCCCATCCTGAGGAGAAAACGCAAGAAGCAT AACTCCCTCAGCACCTCCACCATGTCTAACGACAGCACCCTGACCCCCTGTAAGGAGGCAGACAACACTCCACAGAGAACACCCATCAAGCCTCTGCCATTCTCACCTTCTCAG TTCCTGAACACCCCTGACATCAACGCAGAGGTGCTGACGTCCACCCCGATCTGCAGCCGTGCCCCCACCAGCACCACTCCAGTCAGTGGGCCACTCAACACTCCTGCAACCAGCACTTCTATCATGGGCTTGGGCAAAGAGAACAAGGATGCACA GGAAGTGTTCCGAACCCCCCTGATGAAGCGTCGGCTGATTGACATGACACCCAGAACACCCACTCCGTTCAAGGACGCACTCGCTGAGCTGGAAAAGAAAGGAGGAAAGCTGAAGAATCTG CCTGTGACCCCGGGTCATATCGAGAAGGACCTGTCAGAGGTCATCAAACAAGAGGACGGTGGGAAATACAGCGAGCTCTTCTGCAACAACGAAACCCCAGACAGGAAAAGGAAGACTGAG aacccATCCCCATCCAAGAAGGCACGGAAGTCACTGGCCTGTCTGGAGAACTGGGCACCAGATATTGTTGATCAGGATACCGCTATGGAAGCCATGATGGACACACCG ATGAAGAATCTTCTGTCAGAAGTGTCTCTGCTGTTCTCCCCACCCGCGGGGTCCAGAGTGGAGGGAGGGAAGGACGTTCAGCTGGCAGACACTTCCCTGGGGCTGAACAATGCCTTCAACCTGCCGTCTTCTCCCACCAAGATGAAG CTGCGGTCAGCCTCAAAACGACACGTCCATTTCCAGGAGACCCCTGTGCAGACCCGACAGACAAGCAAAGTAGTCAAG CTGGACACCAGATACGAGCAGGTGGCCTGTGGGAAGACGGCCGACCAACAGTTACTCATCCAACAGGCACGAGCCATCATGCAGTCCTGCAAACCACGGGCACTCAAACTCTGA